TCGCGCAACAGATCGCGGACGTAGCGTTCAAAATGGCTGGTCGTGTCGTGGTCCCGATTGCGGTAGAGCACCCAACCGACGTGCGACCACCAGAACCCCGCCTTGGGAGTGTGTGGATCGGGCTGATGATCGCTGTGTTGATGGTGCATTCGGTGGATCGCGACCCAACGAGCGGGGCTGTCTTGCAGGTTGCAGATTCCCAACACGGCCAAACTGTGTTCAAGCCACAGCGGACATTTGAAACCACGGTGGGTCAACAACCGGTGGTAACAGACGTTGATCCCAATCATGCCGTAGAAAAAATGGCCCAGTACGGCCAAAACGAGCCCGGACCATGAGAACAGATACCCCGCCATCGGTGGAATAACAACCATCAACGCGGCAAGATGGACCAATCCGATCACCAATGCATAGGTAACTTGCAGCTCCGGCGGCTTGGCCGTTTCTGGGATATCGACGCGTGGTGGACGCCCCGACGAGGCGGGCGTGGTTTGGCTCGAATCGCCGGATTCCTGGTCGGGGGCTTCGATCGCTTCGGTAGACATGATGAAATCGGGGTTTTCTAAGGGAAAAGTTGAGGATCTCGGATCGCCGATTCGGTCGCTGGCATCCGCACAGCCGGTTCAACCGGCATCCTAATACGATCAGCGCTTTAGGGGTATGCCGAAAATCAAGACTCCCCTGCCTGGCCAATCCTCGTATTTTCATCATTTCGCCCCAACGAAGCAACCAGAACGGACAAAATGCCCCAATGCAGCGGAGAGCATCCAAACGAAAAAGGCTAGTGCAACAAGCCTGTCGCACTAGCCTTCAGTTTCAAATGGCGTCCGCTACAGCGGACAATGCTATCGGTTGATCGTAGCCGCTGATGGTTCAGCAGCGATCTGAATCGTCGCCTCTTGGATCGGGGGAGCCACGATCGCTTCGGCAACCGGTTCCGCATCCAGACTGCTTACCGTCTTGCCAGCCTCAACTGGAGTGCATTCCGATACGGGGCCAACTTCCACCTGAGTGGTCGCATTTTCGATCGCTGCCTGCTCCCCTTGGGCCGCGGCAACAACCGGATGCCCAAGACTTGACAACGCGTCGCTTGCCTTTACCAAGATGGCAGCAATTCGCGAAGCCAGTTGGCTCGGATTGGCAGCCCACTGCAGCTCGGGCTGCGAACCGGCCAAGAACGACAGTTGCCATTGCAATTCATCTTCCAGGCACTGGTTGGGAACTTCGTTCGCATCGCTGACCGCAACAACATCTTCGTCCCCCGACGCTTTTTCGACAGCCAGCTCGGCCGCGATTTCTTCGTCCCCGCTCATCTCGTCGTCGGCCGACGCTTCGCCATCCGCGTCAACGCTGGCGACATCCGCATCCGCAGCTTCATCCGATGCGACTTCTTCGACCTTTTCTCGGTCGAACGCAGCGGCAGCAGCAGCCATCTCTTCGTCGTAGTAGTACCGATAGTCGTGGTTATAGCCATCATCGACAGCAACTTCATCGACAGCAACTTCATCGACTGCAACTTCATCGACTGCAACTTCATCGACTGCAACTTCATCGACTGCAACTTCATCGACTGCAACTTCATCGACTGCAACTTCATCGACTGCAACTTCATCGACTGCAACTTCATCGACTGCAACTTCATCGACTGCAACTTCATCGACTGCAACTTCATCGACTGCAACTTCATCGACCTGAGCTAATTCGACGTCCCATCCATAGTCGTCGTAGTCGTAGTCGTAGTCGTATCCGTAGTCGCTGTCGCCCGATACATCGTCGGCAGCAAGCTCTTCGCCCGCTTCTTCATCGACTGCAACTTCGTCGACCTCAGCCAATTCGGCGTCCCATCCATAGGCGTCGTCGTAGTAGTCGTAGTCATATCCGTAGTCGCTGTCGCCCGCTACATCGTCGGCAACAAGCGCTTCGCCCGCTTCTTCATCCGCGGCGACGTCATCGCTGGCTGCGACATCCGTACCCCAATCAAATTCATCGTAGTAGGCGTAGTCGTATTCCGATTCGATACCTTCATCCGCAGCGACTTCTTCAGCAGCGACTTCGTAGTCGTCATCGATGCTGTAGGCATACGCGTCGCTCTCGTCTGTGATCGCTTCGGCCGCTGGTTCGTCGCTGCCGACGTTGTCATAGACGATGTCGTCGATCTTGACCGCTTGAGCGAGCATCTCGTCGGCGATGTATTCATCGACAGCACTCTTCTCGTCGGCAACCGATTCGTCGAATGCGATTTCCGCGTCATCGGCGGGCACTTCGTTGGACGCAAGATCGTCGGCAGCGTCGGACAAATCGCGGTTGATTGCCGCGACATCGCTTGCCAAAGCTTCGGCGTCGTGGGCTTCAGCGGCCATGATGGCTTCGACTTCGATTTCGTCGAGCACTTGGGCCAACAGGGCTTCAGCTTCTTCAACCGCGGGATCGATGGCTGCCGCGGGAGCGATTTCGAGAGTGTCGATTGATTCGACGTCGTTTTCGATCAGATCGTCGGTTGCGGCAATTTCCGCCGCCGGTGGCTGTGGCATTCCGAGCTCTTCGGCTTGTTGCGATGCAGCTTTGGCATCGGTTGTGGCCGCGTCGTCAGTGCTCGGTACGATGGAGTCTTCACTTGGGTCGTTGTCGGATTCCGCATGATCCCAACCCTCGAGTTCAAACAGTTCATCATCGTTGTAGTCAGCCACCGGCTGGTCATCGGCCCCGTTCAACGCTTCTACATTCGATTCGCCAGCGTTTACTTCTTCAACCGCGTCGATGGTCGCGACGTCGGGTTGCGAATCAATGGAGTCGTCGTCAGGGGCTTGAACCGCAGCGTTCTCTGCTGCGGCTTCTTTATCCTGGGTCGCGTTCGCCTCAACGTCGCTCGGCAGCTCGACGAAGTTCTTGGCAACGCGGACTTCCGCAGGATAGATCTCGACCAAAACGATATCGGCCGAAGGAAGGTCGTACGGTTGGTATTCTTCGGCGAGATCCGAAGAAGTTGCAAAATCTTCGGTAGGGATATCCCGAGACACCTCGCCGTCCGATGCGTCGCTTTCACCTGTTGTTAGTTCGGTTGTTTCGACGATCAAGACCGATTCATCCGCAACGGCTTCGCCGGCATTCGCTGGGGCCGAAGTGATCGAAGGGGCGTCGACGAGATCCAACTCGGGAGTATCGATCGCCGCAACCGCGGCATCGTCGGCTGGCGCCAGTTCCGCAACGCGAGCGACCGGTTGATCGTCATCCGCTTGCGGTGCGTCGGCAATCCGCGGACCGGCGGTGTCATGCGTGCCGACTTGCGGAGACAACTGGCTGTTCCAACGGACGATGGACAGTGGCGCGCCGTTTTCAATGGCAACCGGTGCCAGACCGACAGGCCCCAAGAACGATTGAGCGGAGGCTCGCGAAACCCCATAGATCGTAGCGATTGTACACAGGAATAAACGTAAATTGCGCGACATATTATAAATCCTCCATGACGGATCGACGCGTGTTGTCTTAACGACTGCCGTCCGTACCTGGACTGCGTTACGCGTCTGGAATAAAGGTGGTAGTTGCTTAGATACGGCTCGATGCGGGCGAGGCGTACAAGGTGGGATGGCCACCACTTTCATCGGCTCATGGGGGGGTTAGGGTCTTTTCTCCTTCTGAACAAAGCTTGCCGTTAAGCGGGAAGTTCGTCGAATAGGATGAGTGTGCCGGATTGAACGATCTTGCGGATTGTGGTGATAATACCCCCCAAGCCAGCGTATCCGTCGAGACATGCATCAATCGCCACAAAGGGCGTCGATTCGTGACGATTTCATTAACCCGTGAACCTCCGATGAACCTGAGTGCCGCAAACGCCGGGGCACTCGATCGCGATCTCCTTTCATGAACACAACCTCTTCGATCTCCAACCGCTCGCCGCGCGTGGTCGTCGGCATCGGTGGCGGCATCGCCGCGTTCAAGGCGGCCAGTTTGGTCAGCCAATTGGTCCAAAGTGGAATCGAGGTTCGTGTCGTCATGACCGCCGCCAGCGAGCAGTTCATCGGAACCAACACGCTGGCTGCCCTCTCGGGACATCCGGTTGCCACAACCGGCTATGCCCCAACAATTTGGCCACTGGGGCCACACATTGAATTGGCCGAGGGTTGCGACCTGTTGTGCGTTGCCCCAGCAACCGCTGATCTGATCGGAAAATTTGCCCACGGCATCGCCGACAATCTATTGACCACGCTTTATCTGCAAGCGACATGCCCTGTCTTAATCGCCCCTGCGATGAGCAACCAGATGTGGAGCAAACCGGCAGTCCAACGGAACATCCGCCAACTAGCTGACGATGGCGTCCACCAGATCGGTCCCGAAGAGGGCTGGTTGAGTTGCCGAAAGCGTGGCTCGGGGCGAATGAGCGAACCCGATGCGATCACACAGAAAGTTCGTTCGATGATCGCCTAATGCAATCCGCGGCGTTCGTTCAACGAACGGCTTGTGGCACCCGGTCGCCCGACGGGCCGGTCGGTTCGGCAATCCTTGCAAAATAGACGGCGCAGGCGGCCCCGATCAAAATCGAGGCGATCGCGAAGCAGGTCAGCAGCGCGCTGCGGAACTTCTGCTGGCGCTTTCGCTCCCCGTCGCTGACCAATGTCGTCGATAACATCTTCTCAGCCAATCGATCGGCAAAAACCTGCCCGTTGACGCTATCGGTCGCCACACCGACCTTTAAGATCCGATCGATCGTGATCCGCGTCGACCCCAGATAGATCGCGTCCCCCGGGACCACGCGATGATGCCGCACTAAGTTGTCGGGACGATTCAACGCCACGCCATTGGTGCTGCCACAATCTTCGATCCACAACGCGGTCCCATCGTCGATCAACCGAGCGTGCCGTCCCGAAACGTTCGGCTTATCCAACACGACGTCGTTGTCTTGCGAACGACCGATCGCGATCACCGATTTAAACTCGATAAGATCGACAGGCCACAACATCTCTACCGTTTCGCCCAACATGATCGAAGACCCGCGGCGAATCGGCTTCGGACCGACGTAGGGAACACCATCGATCCAGGTTCCGTTCTCGCTGTTGACGTCTTGGATCGACAACCGATCTCCCGTCCGCGTCAATTGACAATGGTGCTTGGAAACCTTCGGATGGTCGATCACGACGTCGCAATCGTCGCCGGATCCGATCAACCAGCTGCGGTTAGAGGGTTCGATATTGTTGACGGGCTCGATGGTCATGCTGCACAGAAAAGAAAAGGAGTCCAAACGATCCGAGACTTCGCACGCAGATGTCGCCACAATCTGCTGCAAATCAACGATCTAATTTCAGGTATCGACCGCAGCGCGATCGCGGCCGGCCACTCTGGCCA
Above is a genomic segment from Rosistilla ulvae containing:
- a CDS encoding FHA domain-containing protein; translation: MTIEPVNNIEPSNRSWLIGSGDDCDVVIDHPKVSKHHCQLTRTGDRLSIQDVNSENGTWIDGVPYVGPKPIRRGSSIMLGETVEMLWPVDLIEFKSVIAIGRSQDNDVVLDKPNVSGRHARLIDDGTALWIEDCGSTNGVALNRPDNLVRHHRVVPGDAIYLGSTRITIDRILKVGVATDSVNGQVFADRLAEKMLSTTLVSDGERKRQQKFRSALLTCFAIASILIGAACAVYFARIAEPTGPSGDRVPQAVR
- a CDS encoding pentapeptide repeat-containing protein, whose protein sequence is MVIAIIDSNFIDSNFIDCNFIDCNFIDCNFIDCNFIDCNFIDCNFIDCNFIDCNFIDCNFIDCNFIDCNFIDCNFIDLS
- a CDS encoding flavoprotein: MNTTSSISNRSPRVVVGIGGGIAAFKAASLVSQLVQSGIEVRVVMTAASEQFIGTNTLAALSGHPVATTGYAPTIWPLGPHIELAEGCDLLCVAPATADLIGKFAHGIADNLLTTLYLQATCPVLIAPAMSNQMWSKPAVQRNIRQLADDGVHQIGPEEGWLSCRKRGSGRMSEPDAITQKVRSMIA
- a CDS encoding acyl-CoA desaturase, which produces MSTEAIEAPDQESGDSSQTTPASSGRPPRVDIPETAKPPELQVTYALVIGLVHLAALMVVIPPMAGYLFSWSGLVLAVLGHFFYGMIGINVCYHRLLTHRGFKCPLWLEHSLAVLGICNLQDSPARWVAIHRMHHQHSDHQPDPHTPKAGFWWSHVGWVLYRNRDHDTTSHFERYVRDLLRDPFYLKLEARWRWFGIFASHALLYYLIGSAVGYYMTGTLAGAVQLGLSWFFWGVFVRVVVVLHGTWAVNSLTHVIGYRNYETRDDSRNHWLIAILTHGEGWHNNHHASPRAAMHGHRWWEYDMAWSVIRMMEIVGLATDVVRPGKTAEPADW